CGGTGCTGACGCGGTCCGCGGTGTTCGACTTCTACGCCGAGCGGTGCCGCCAGGACGAGGTGTTCTTCCTGGCGCGCGTCGGGTCGGCGCTCGACACCGGGGCGATCGACCGGGCGGGGTGGACGGACGTCGAGCTCGACCTGCTGGACGAGATGCGGTGGTGGCACCTGGACGACCTGGCCGCGGAGAGCCGCGAGGTGTTCCCCGAGGGGCTGCCGGACCTCGTGCGGCCGCTGCTCGGCGGGTGGGACGGGACCGTGCGCCACCTCGGCCTCCAGCGCGACGACTGATTTCCGTACCGGGGGGTAACTTCGGGGGTCGCGGTTCAGGTATCGTCGGCCGGTGCCCATCTCGACCTCCCCTGTGACCCGCATGCACCGCAGCGGCATCCGCACGCTCATGGAGCTGGCGATGCGCGACCCGGAGGCCATCCGGCTGGAGATCGGCGAGCCCGACGTGCCGACGCCCGCGCACGTCGTCGAGGCGGCCGGCCGCGACGCCGCCGCCGGGCACACCGGCTACACGTCCAGCACCGGCAGCCCCGAGCTGCGCGAGGCCCTGGCCGAGAAGGTGCGCCGCGTCAACGGCCTCGACGTCACCGCGGCCGACGTCGTCGTCACGCACGGCGCGATGCACGGGCTCGCCATGGCGATCAACGCGCTCGCCGGGCCGGGGGACGAGATCCTCGTGCCGGACCCGGAGTTCCCGAACTGGCGGATGGCCGCCGTGGCCGCGGGCGTCGGCGTCGGCACCTACCCGGCACGGGCCGCGAACGGGTTCGTGCCGACGCTCGCCGACATCGAGGCGGCGATCACCCCGGCGACCCGCGCGGTCGTGGTCTGCTCCCCGAACAACCCCACCGGCGCGATGTACCCGGCCGAGCTGCTCGCGGGCGTCGTCGAGCTGGCGCGCGAGCACGACCTGTGGGTGTTCTCGGACGAGTGCTACGAGGCCATCACGTTCGACCAGCCGCACGCCAGCCCCGCCGCGTTCGACACCGACGGGCGCGTGCTGACGTTCTTCTCGTTCTCCAAGACCTACGCGATGACGGGCTGGCGCCTCGGCTACGTCGTCTCGCGCGACCCCGGGGTGATCGACCTGCTCGGCCAGGTCGCCGAGGCGACCGTCGCCTGCCCGTCCTCCGTCAGCCAGCGGGCCGCCCTCGCCGCGCTGTCCGGGCCGCAGGACGACGTCGCCGCCGCGGTCGCGTCCTACCGGGAGCGGCGCGACGCCGCGGTGGCGCTGCTCGACGCGCGCGGCGTGCCGTCCGTGCCGCCGCGCGGGGCGTTCTACCTCATGGTCGACGTCTCGGCCGCGACGACCGACTCGGAGGCGTTCGCCCTGCGGCTCCTCGACGAGCGGCACGTCTCCGTCTCGCCCGGCAGCGCGTTCGGCGCCGGGGGCGAGGGCATGGTCCGGGTCTCGCTCGCGAGCGAGCGCACGGCGCTGCTCGAGGGGCTGTCCCGCCTGGCCGACATGGTCGACGCGTGGCAGGCCGTCGAGGTCCCGGCGGCCGTGCGCGAGGCGCTGGACGGAGCAGTCACCGCCGATTCGTAGGATGAGGCGCGTGAGCGCTTCCCCCACCATCGGTGTCCTCGCCCTGCAGGGCGACGTCCGCGAGCACCTCGCCGCCCTCCGCGGCAGCGGTGCCGAGGCCGTGCCCGTGCGGCGCACCTCCGAGCTCGACGCCGTCGACGCCCTCGTGCTGCCCGGCGGCGAGTCCACGACCATCGACAAGCTGCTGCGCGCGTTCGACCTGGACGCGCCCGTGCGGGAGCGGCTCGCGGGCGGCATGCCGGCGTACGGGTCCTGCGCCGGCATGATCCTGCTCGCCGACCGGATCGAGGGCGGCATCGACGGGCAGCGGACCCTGGGCGGGCTCGACGTGACCGTGCGGCGCAATGCCTTCGGCCGGCAGGTCGACTCGTTCGAGACCGACCTGCGCATCGACGGCGTCCCCGGCAGCGACACCGACCCGGTGCACGCCGTCTTCATCCGGGCGCCCTGGGTCGAGGAGGTCGGACCCGCCGCCACCGCCCTGGCCCGCGTGGAGTCCGGGCCCGCCGCCGGTAGGATCGTCGCGGTGCGCCAGGGCTCGTTGCTCGCCACGTCCTTCCACCCGGAGGTGACGGGGGACACGCGGGTGCACCGGCTGTTCGTCGAGATCGTCCGCGACGCCCTGTGAGAGCGGGGCGCGACCCGCTGCCGGGTCGCGCCGCACCGCCGGCCGGGGGAGCGCAGGGACGGCGCGGGATACGAGAGGGAAGCGATGTCGGGGCACTCCAAGTGGGCCACCACGAAGCACAAGAAGGCCGTGATCGACGCGAAGCGCGGCAAGCTCTTCGCGAAGCTCATCAAGAACATCGAGGTCGCCGCGCGCACCGGCGGCGGTGACCCGGCGGGCAACCCGACGCTCTACGACGCGATCCAGAAGGCCAAGAAGACCTCGGTCCCGAACGACAACATCGAGCGCGCGGTCAAGCGCGGCTCCGGTGCCGAGGCCGGCGGCGCGGACTACCAGACGATCCTGTACGAGGGCTACGGCCCCGGCGGCATCGCGGTGCTCGTCGAGTGCCTCACCGACAACCGCAACCGCGCGGCCGCCGACGTGCGCGTGGCGTTCACGCGCAGCGGCGGGCAGATGGCCGACCCCGGATCGGTGTCGTACCTGTTCTCGCGCAAGGGCGTCGTCATGGTCCCCAAGGAGGGCACCACCGAGGACGACGTCATGATGGCGGTGCTCGAGGCCGGCGCCGAGGAGGTCAACGACGCGGGCGACCAGTACGAGGTGCTGTCCGAGGCCACCGACCTGGTGCCCGTCCGGACCGCGCTGCAGGAGGCCGGCATCGAGTACGACTCCGCCGACGTGGTGTTCTACCCGGCCACCCAGATCGAGGTGGACGCCGAGGGCGCCCGCAAGATCCTGCGCCTCATCGACGCGCTCGAGGACTCCGACGACGTGCAGAACGTCTACGCGAACTTCGACGCCTCCGACGAGGTCATGGCGGAGCTCGACGCCGACTGACCCCGCGTGGCGGCCCCCGCGGCCGCGCGCCCGACGACGCCCCGCCCCGCCCCGTGCGCCGCGGGGCGTCGTCGCGTCCGGGCGCCTGCCGGGGCGGCGGACGGATCCGGACGCACCGACACGCCGGGCGTGTCCGCCCGCCCGGATCCGGACGGTGCGTCGGGGGGCTGCGAGGATGGCCGGGTGCGCGTACTCGGTGTGGACCCCGGCCTGACCCGGTGCGGGCTGGGCGTCGTCGACGGGCTGCCCGGCCGAAAGGTGCGGATGGTCGCCGTCGGCGTCGCGCAGAGCGCGGCCACGCAGGACGTCGACCAGCGCCTGCTGGTGATCGCGGCGAGCATCGACGAGTGGCTCGAGGAGCACGCGCCCGACGCGCTCGCCGTGGAGCGCGTGTTCGCGCAGCACAACGTCCGGACCGTCATGGGCACCGCGCAGGTCGCGGGCATCGCGATGCTGGCCGCCGCGCGTCGCCGCATCCCGGTGGCCATGCACACGCCGTCGGAGGTCAAGGCCGCGGTGACCGGCAACGGCCGCGCCGACAAGCCGCAGGTGCAGTCGATGGTGCAGCGGCTGCTGTCCCTCGACGAGCTGCCGCGCCCGGCCGACGCCGCCGATGCGCTGGCGCTGGCGATCTGCCACCTGTGGCGCCCCGCGGGGGCGGTCGGCGCGCCGCAGCGGGCGCCGGGCTCGCTCACCGCCGCGCAGCGGGCCTGGGCGCAGGCGGAGCAGGCGGCGCGCCGCGTCCGCGCCTGACCCCGCGCCCGGCGGGGCGGCGCGTGTCGTTCGTACACGTGTTCGCACGGCCGTGGCAGACTGCACGCCGACGTCCGACCTCGCGGCGTCCGACGGGAAGGAGCCGGTGTGATCGCCTCGGTGCACGGGACGGTGCAGGCCGTGCGGCTGGACGCCGCCGTGGTGGAGGTCGGCGGCGTCGGCATGCTCGTGCAGGCGACCCCGGCCACGCTCGCCGGCCTGCGCGTCGGCCAGCAGGCCACGCTGCACACGTCGCTCGTCGTCCGCGAGGACTCGCTGACGCTGTTCGGGTTCGCGGACGGCGACGAGCGGGAGGTGTTCGAGGTGCTCCAGACGGTCAGCGGCGTCGGGCCCCGGCTCGCGCTGGCGATGCTCGCGGTGCACACCCCGGACGGCCTGCGGCGCGCGGTCGCGGACGAGGACCTCGCGGCCCTCAAGCGGGTCCCCGGCATCGGGCACAAGGGCGCGCAGCGGATCGTCCTCGAGCTCGCCGACCGGCTCGGCGCCCCCGCGGTGGTCGGCGTCCCGGGCGGCCCGGCGGCGGCGGCGCGCCCCGGCGACCGCCGCGACCAGGTCGTCGAGGCGCTGGTCGGGCTGGGGTGGAACCAGAAGGCGGCGGCCGACGCGGTCGCGGGCGTGCTGGAGGGCGGCGACGAGCCGGTCGCCGAGTCCGAGGTCGCGGGCGTGCTGCGCGCGGCGCTCCGGGCCCTGGGCGGTG
This is a stretch of genomic DNA from Cellulomonas sp. ES6. It encodes these proteins:
- a CDS encoding NUDIX domain-containing protein; the encoded protein is MLGEDGLRFRRAARVLLLDADDRLLLVRGHDADQPERSWWFTVGGGIDPGEDERAAALRELREETGLLLDDGALVGPVLTRSAVFDFYAERCRQDEVFFLARVGSALDTGAIDRAGWTDVELDLLDEMRWWHLDDLAAESREVFPEGLPDLVRPLLGGWDGTVRHLGLQRDD
- a CDS encoding pyridoxal phosphate-dependent aminotransferase; protein product: MPISTSPVTRMHRSGIRTLMELAMRDPEAIRLEIGEPDVPTPAHVVEAAGRDAAAGHTGYTSSTGSPELREALAEKVRRVNGLDVTAADVVVTHGAMHGLAMAINALAGPGDEILVPDPEFPNWRMAAVAAGVGVGTYPARAANGFVPTLADIEAAITPATRAVVVCSPNNPTGAMYPAELLAGVVELAREHDLWVFSDECYEAITFDQPHASPAAFDTDGRVLTFFSFSKTYAMTGWRLGYVVSRDPGVIDLLGQVAEATVACPSSVSQRAALAALSGPQDDVAAAVASYRERRDAAVALLDARGVPSVPPRGAFYLMVDVSAATTDSEAFALRLLDERHVSVSPGSAFGAGGEGMVRVSLASERTALLEGLSRLADMVDAWQAVEVPAAVREALDGAVTADS
- the pdxT gene encoding pyridoxal 5'-phosphate synthase glutaminase subunit PdxT, which gives rise to MSASPTIGVLALQGDVREHLAALRGSGAEAVPVRRTSELDAVDALVLPGGESTTIDKLLRAFDLDAPVRERLAGGMPAYGSCAGMILLADRIEGGIDGQRTLGGLDVTVRRNAFGRQVDSFETDLRIDGVPGSDTDPVHAVFIRAPWVEEVGPAATALARVESGPAAGRIVAVRQGSLLATSFHPEVTGDTRVHRLFVEIVRDAL
- a CDS encoding YebC/PmpR family DNA-binding transcriptional regulator, producing the protein MSGHSKWATTKHKKAVIDAKRGKLFAKLIKNIEVAARTGGGDPAGNPTLYDAIQKAKKTSVPNDNIERAVKRGSGAEAGGADYQTILYEGYGPGGIAVLVECLTDNRNRAAADVRVAFTRSGGQMADPGSVSYLFSRKGVVMVPKEGTTEDDVMMAVLEAGAEEVNDAGDQYEVLSEATDLVPVRTALQEAGIEYDSADVVFYPATQIEVDAEGARKILRLIDALEDSDDVQNVYANFDASDEVMAELDAD
- the ruvC gene encoding crossover junction endodeoxyribonuclease RuvC, whose amino-acid sequence is MRVLGVDPGLTRCGLGVVDGLPGRKVRMVAVGVAQSAATQDVDQRLLVIAASIDEWLEEHAPDALAVERVFAQHNVRTVMGTAQVAGIAMLAAARRRIPVAMHTPSEVKAAVTGNGRADKPQVQSMVQRLLSLDELPRPADAADALALAICHLWRPAGAVGAPQRAPGSLTAAQRAWAQAEQAARRVRA
- the ruvA gene encoding Holliday junction branch migration protein RuvA, translated to MIASVHGTVQAVRLDAAVVEVGGVGMLVQATPATLAGLRVGQQATLHTSLVVREDSLTLFGFADGDEREVFEVLQTVSGVGPRLALAMLAVHTPDGLRRAVADEDLAALKRVPGIGHKGAQRIVLELADRLGAPAVVGVPGGPAAAARPGDRRDQVVEALVGLGWNQKAAADAVAGVLEGGDEPVAESEVAGVLRAALRALGGGRG